In candidate division WOR-3 bacterium, the following are encoded in one genomic region:
- a CDS encoding NADH-quinone oxidoreductase subunit J has product MKIIFWITFIITGISGLMTVLTRDLFRSALYLGVTLLGTGVLYLFLGFDFVGWTQILVYVGGVVLLMIFTIMLARESIMKPLVNTIRNPFTSGLFALLIFLLLLLIGKTFYFSPYGLEKDVNFLPYLIFQSKYVLPFEILSILLLAGFIGAILIARRD; this is encoded by the coding sequence ATGAAAATAATATTCTGGATAACATTTATAATAACAGGAATTTCAGGGCTTATGACTGTTTTAACAAGGGATTTATTCAGAAGTGCATTATATCTTGGAGTAACACTTCTTGGAACAGGAGTTTTATATCTTTTCCTTGGTTTTGATTTTGTTGGATGGACACAGATTTTAGTTTATGTGGGTGGAGTTGTTCTATTAATGATTTTCACAATAATGCTTGCAAGGGAATCTATAATGAAACCACTTGTAAATACAATAAGAAATCCCTTTACAAGTGGACTCTTTGCCCTTCTTATTTTTTTACTCTTATTACTAATAGGCAAAACCTTTTATTTTTCTCCTTATGGTCTTGAAAAGGATGTAAATTTTCTACCATATTTAATCTTTCAGAGTAAATATGTTTTACCTTTTGAAATTTTATCAATTTTACTTTTAGCTGGTTTTATAGGTGCTATTCTTATTGCAAGGAGGGATTAA
- a CDS encoding 4Fe-4S dicluster domain-containing protein, which translates to MLKILNVLKITIKNFFRETFTIMYPDKKKEIPQRYRGPLFALPLDEDGELKCIACRLCEQICPSEIITVIPAKEKSKKGKTYPEKFTLELDACLACELCVQVCPTDAIVMLKIPGWAALSHEEMFLTLPKMVEYGKKYESSISTGSTLRNMQTPPRREKISVKKEE; encoded by the coding sequence ATGTTAAAAATTTTGAATGTTTTAAAAATTACAATAAAAAATTTTTTTAGAGAAACTTTTACAATAATGTATCCTGACAAAAAGAAAGAAATACCCCAAAGGTATAGAGGACCTCTATTTGCTTTACCCCTTGATGAGGATGGGGAATTAAAATGTATTGCTTGCAGATTGTGTGAGCAGATTTGTCCTTCTGAGATAATAACTGTAATTCCAGCAAAAGAAAAAAGTAAAAAAGGTAAAACATATCCAGAAAAATTCACCCTTGAGCTTGATGCCTGTCTCGCCTGTGAACTCTGTGTTCAGGTATGTCCAACTGATGCAATTGTTATGTTAAAAATTCCGGGTTGGGCTGCTTTATCTCATGAAGAAATGTTTTTAACTCTTCCTAAGATGGTAGAATATGGAAAAAAATATGAGAGTTCAATAAGCACAGGTAGCACTTTAAGAAATATGCAAACACCTCCAAGAAGAGAAAAAATTTCTGTTAAAAAGGAGGAATAA
- a CDS encoding NADH-quinone oxidoreductase subunit D (Catalyzes the transfer of electrons from NADH to quinone) has product AVKTPPGEVYRAIESPRGELGYYIYSDGKATAYRVKIRAPSFSNLSVLPYLLKDHLVADVVAILGSLDPVFGDVDR; this is encoded by the coding sequence TGCTGTAAAAACACCCCCTGGAGAAGTATATAGAGCTATTGAATCTCCAAGGGGTGAACTTGGTTATTATATTTATTCAGACGGAAAAGCTACAGCTTATAGAGTAAAAATAAGAGCACCTTCATTTTCAAACCTTTCAGTTTTACCCTACCTTTTAAAAGATCATCTTGTAGCTGATGTCGTTGCAATACTTGGTTCTCTTGATCCAGTTTTTGGTGATGTAGATAGATAG
- the nuoH gene encoding NADH-quinone oxidoreductase subunit NuoH, translating into MGNIILITIIYILVALTIVLYVTWFERKFAARIHTRVGPYYVGRPHGFLQPVADVLKLLLKEDIVPEQADKTIFNIAPIIVFIGALLAFSVLPAAKNIYISDLSVGIIYFFAVSSLIIFGVFLAGWGSNSKYALLSAFRAGAQVVSYEIPLLFSVLVPVILAGSLKTSDIVASQKIPYALYPVFGWISFIIFLIAGLAEENKVPFDVPEAESELVAAYNVEYSGMKFALFYAAEYTHILALSVLGAILFLGGYRGFYPKIGPEWVYQVLWLIFKSFFMLILFLLVRWSFVRIRIDRLILFSWKYLFPISLINLFLAGLYKIFF; encoded by the coding sequence ATGGGAAATATAATTTTAATAACAATAATTTATATTTTAGTTGCATTAACAATTGTGCTTTATGTAACATGGTTTGAAAGAAAGTTTGCTGCAAGAATTCATACAAGAGTAGGACCCTACTATGTTGGAAGACCCCATGGATTTTTACAGCCAGTTGCCGATGTTTTAAAACTTTTATTAAAAGAAGATATTGTTCCTGAACAAGCTGATAAAACTATATTTAATATTGCTCCTATAATTGTTTTTATCGGAGCACTCCTTGCTTTCTCAGTTTTACCTGCTGCAAAAAATATTTATATATCAGATCTATCTGTCGGGATTATTTATTTCTTCGCAGTTTCCTCTCTAATTATCTTCGGTGTTTTCCTTGCTGGATGGGGAAGCAATTCAAAATATGCCTTACTTTCAGCCTTTAGAGCAGGAGCACAGGTTGTTTCCTATGAAATTCCACTTTTATTTTCAGTTCTTGTTCCAGTTATTCTCGCTGGATCCCTAAAAACAAGTGATATAGTTGCGAGTCAGAAAATACCCTATGCACTTTATCCTGTTTTTGGTTGGATTAGTTTTATTATTTTTCTTATTGCTGGGCTTGCAGAAGAAAACAAAGTCCCCTTTGATGTGCCTGAAGCAGAAAGCGAACTTGTTGCAGCATACAATGTGGAATATTCCGGTATGAAGTTTGCGCTTTTCTACGCAGCAGAGTATACACATATCCTTGCTCTTTCAGTTCTTGGGGCTATTTTGTTTCTTGGTGGATACAGGGGATTCTATCCTAAAATAGGTCCTGAATGGGTATACCAAGTCCTATGGCTAATTTTTAAGAGCTTCTTTATGCTCATTCTATTCCTTTTAGTTCGATGGTCTTTTGTAAGAATAAGAATTGACAGGCTAATTTTATTCTCATGGAAATATCTCTTTCCAATTTCCCTTATAAATCTATTCTTAGCAGGGCTATATAAAATCTTCTTTTAA
- the nuoK gene encoding NADH-quinone oxidoreductase subunit NuoK: MELKSLFYLSIFLFSLGLYGVLSRRNALGILIALELIFNSANLNFGIFSIAWGNPAGVMTIVFGIGITAIEVVLGFAIVILLFRLRKTSNADEVEILKG, encoded by the coding sequence ATGGAGTTAAAATCTCTTTTTTACCTTTCAATATTTTTATTTTCTCTTGGACTTTATGGAGTTTTATCAAGGAGAAATGCTCTTGGAATTTTAATAGCCCTGGAATTAATTTTTAACAGTGCGAATTTAAATTTTGGAATCTTTTCTATTGCATGGGGAAATCCTGCAGGTGTGATGACAATAGTTTTCGGGATAGGAATTACTGCCATTGAGGTTGTCCTTGGATTTGCTATTGTAATACTTCTTTTTAGATTAAGAAAAACATCAAATGCAGATGAAGTTGAAATTTTAAAGGGTTAA
- the nuoL gene encoding NADH-quinone oxidoreductase subunit L: MDLSLLALISWWAPFFSFLIIGIFIRNYGKLSAFLSISAIFLSLILSTLILINIEKIENSILKDLLWLPYGTKAGIPGSESILFGLFLDKLSSIMLFVVALVAFAVQVYSIGYMHEESSPSLGRYYAYHSLFAFSMIGLTLSKNILQMFVFWELVGVCSYLLIGFYYYKPEAARAALKAFWITKLGDVGFMIGILTLYFNFGNLDIYNLINSPSILKAHGSLSSLILLLLFCGAIGKSAQFPLHIWLPDAMEGPTPVSALIHAATMVAAGVYMVSRLFPVYVEFPDVMWVITILGSFTAFFSATMALVQEDIKRILAYSTISQLGYMMAGLGAGSLNAGFFHLFTHAFFKALLFLGAGAAIHAVHSNSIWDMGGLFKKAPITSISFLIGALALAGIPPFSGFYSKEEIILTVYSYPNKIPFLFLALTIFLTAFYMGRAYTVAFLNKPRTKEAEHAHDPDLSMKFSLVLLSLFSIFAGFYAEKISHLLSYLEGEKVLKETESLKILSLLLALTGILSSYYIYSRALEFASNLKTKFSFIYITLKRRYYIDDVFEWIYRRILIFLSVFASWWDRHIVDGIVNWVIYTTGRIGKSLRVIQTGVIQDYLFYIAIGSTIMLLLILRGF; this comes from the coding sequence ATGGACCTTTCTCTTTTAGCCTTAATTTCATGGTGGGCACCCTTTTTCTCTTTTTTAATTATAGGAATTTTTATAAGGAATTATGGAAAATTATCAGCTTTCCTTTCAATTTCAGCAATTTTCTTATCACTAATATTAAGCACTCTTATTTTAATTAATATAGAAAAAATTGAAAACTCAATTCTAAAGGATCTCCTTTGGCTTCCTTATGGAACAAAAGCTGGAATACCAGGTTCTGAATCAATATTATTTGGTCTTTTTCTTGATAAACTATCATCAATAATGTTATTTGTTGTAGCACTTGTTGCCTTTGCTGTTCAGGTCTATTCCATAGGTTACATGCATGAAGAATCGTCCCCATCTCTTGGTAGATACTATGCCTATCACTCCCTATTTGCCTTTTCTATGATAGGACTCACCCTTTCTAAAAACATATTGCAGATGTTTGTCTTCTGGGAGCTTGTAGGTGTCTGTTCCTATCTATTAATTGGTTTTTATTATTATAAACCAGAAGCAGCAAGAGCTGCTCTTAAGGCTTTCTGGATTACAAAACTTGGTGATGTTGGATTTATGATCGGGATTTTAACATTATATTTTAATTTTGGGAATCTTGATATTTATAATTTGATTAATAGTCCATCAATCTTAAAAGCTCATGGTTCACTATCTTCCTTAATTCTTCTCTTACTTTTCTGTGGTGCAATAGGAAAATCTGCGCAATTTCCACTACATATATGGCTTCCTGATGCAATGGAAGGTCCCACACCTGTTTCAGCACTTATCCATGCAGCAACAATGGTTGCCGCAGGTGTTTATATGGTCTCAAGACTTTTCCCTGTTTATGTTGAGTTTCCTGATGTAATGTGGGTAATAACAATTTTAGGTTCATTTACTGCCTTTTTCTCAGCAACAATGGCACTTGTTCAGGAAGATATAAAAAGAATTCTTGCCTATTCAACCATATCACAACTTGGATACATGATGGCAGGTCTTGGAGCAGGTTCTCTAAATGCTGGATTCTTTCATCTTTTTACCCATGCCTTTTTCAAAGCTTTATTATTCCTCGGGGCAGGTGCAGCAATTCACGCAGTTCACTCTAATTCAATATGGGATATGGGAGGGTTATTTAAGAAAGCACCTATCACATCTATTTCTTTTCTTATAGGAGCACTTGCATTAGCGGGAATTCCTCCTTTCTCAGGATTTTATTCCAAGGAGGAAATAATTTTAACAGTTTATTCCTATCCCAATAAAATTCCTTTTCTGTTTTTAGCTCTTACTATATTCTTAACTGCTTTTTATATGGGTAGAGCATATACAGTTGCATTTCTGAACAAACCAAGAACAAAGGAAGCAGAACATGCCCATGACCCTGACCTTTCAATGAAATTTTCCCTTGTATTACTCTCCCTTTTCTCAATCTTTGCAGGGTTTTATGCAGAAAAAATTTCTCACTTGCTTTCTTATTTAGAAGGAGAAAAAGTTTTAAAAGAAACAGAAAGTTTAAAGATTCTATCTCTCCTTTTAGCCTTAACTGGAATTTTATCTTCCTATTACATTTATTCAAGAGCTTTAGAATTTGCCTCTAACTTAAAAACAAAATTCTCCTTTATTTATATAACTCTTAAAAGAAGATATTATATTGATGATGTGTTTGAATGGATATATAGGAGAATTTTGATTTTCCTTTCTGTTTTTGCCAGTTGGTGGGATAGACATATTGTTGATGGTATTGTAAACTGGGTTATTTATACAACAGGTAGAATTGGAAAATCACTTAGAGTAATACAAACAGGTGTTATTCAGGATTATCTTTTTTATATTGCTATAGGCTCAACTATAATGCTACTTTTAATATTAAGGGGATTTTAA